One Clostridia bacterium genomic region harbors:
- a CDS encoding InlB B-repeat-containing protein: protein MFTNLQLFAYPQSGEINAYERLIISYFTNNIPKTHIITTRSTIRSAESITMQENWFFAMDMTEATCNQCKPVLDEMLAFLSAFTPAPDFSFDASFNSTFNDYITRYFKIIGLNITRTGLNKQTFTDSSGKAVAILKNVFLGGGYMVVAELNGGTYTNGDKGNIDTTDNYNLNLPSQPPTKPGYTFAGWYADSAFTTPVANGEPLIPLGNSNDQVIINAKWTAIPSGYSVDYNSNGGSAVTSLTGVTALPNPLPTPTKQGFAFAGWYTEPATANLAVAGSAITANVTIYAKWNIITYAITYHLDGGQHDGLNPPNYTVATPTINLFTASKFGYTFGGWFTDSGYLVQATPITLGSTGEREFFALFSRTMAKGGYVDI from the coding sequence ATGTTTACAAATTTACAATTATTTGCCTATCCGCAATCCGGAGAAATCAATGCTTATGAAAGACTTATAATTAGCTACTTTACAAACAATATTCCAAAAACGCATATAATTACCACTCGGTCAACTATTCGTTCTGCTGAATCAATAACTATGCAGGAGAATTGGTTTTTCGCTATGGATATGACGGAAGCTACATGTAATCAGTGTAAACCTGTATTAGACGAAATGTTAGCCTTTCTTAGTGCTTTCACTCCTGCGCCAGATTTTTCATTTGATGCGTCTTTTAATTCTACATTTAATGATTATATTACCAGATACTTTAAAATAATAGGACTTAATATAACGAGGACGGGACTTAACAAACAAACTTTTACCGATAGTTCCGGCAAGGCCGTAGCAATACTTAAAAATGTATTTTTAGGCGGTGGTTATATGGTAGTAGCCGAACTTAACGGCGGTACTTATACAAATGGCGATAAAGGTAACATTGACACTACCGATAATTATAATCTTAACCTACCTTCGCAACCGCCAACTAAGCCCGGCTATACTTTTGCCGGTTGGTATGCCGATAGCGCATTTACAACCCCAGTTGCAAACGGCGAACCATTAATACCATTAGGAAATTCTAACGACCAAGTTATAATTAATGCAAAATGGACGGCAATTCCTAGCGGATACTCAGTAGACTACAATTCTAACGGCGGTAGCGCCGTAACAAGTTTAACAGGAGTAACCGCTCTACCTAACCCTTTGCCAACTCCTACTAAGCAAGGCTTTGCTTTTGCCGGTTGGTATACCGAACCCGCTACTGCTAATTTAGCAGTTGCAGGTTCGGCAATTACAGCTAACGTCACAATTTACGCAAAATGGAACATAATAACTTACGCAATTACCTACCACCTAGACGGCGGACAACACGACGGTCTTAATCCGCCTAATTACACCGTCGCTACGCCTACAATAAATCTATTTACCGCAAGTAAGTTTGGCTATACTTTCGGCGGTTGGTTTACCGACTCGGGCTACCTTGTTCAAGCAACCCCGATAACTCTCGGCAGTACGGGCGAAAGAGAATTCTTCGCTCTATTTAGTAGAACTATGGCAAAAGGCGGATACGTAGATATATAA
- a CDS encoding MFS transporter yields MGQSQTAKVSLGQKLAFASADIFGGGSFNIINFLFFPFLTLVVGINPLFVSPILFISKFWDGLIDPFIGKITDARNSNSKFGKRRFFMLISAPIMFVAFVLLFFPWNMLFTSQLVKIIFVIVVYMLYSTAQSFILIPYFSLGSEMTDDYNQRNKVNAVRIAFSILSSLICVAVPSMIASPSKADNGLGYIYMAIIFGAIFAVSVIVTALFAKEQVRTLPVKQKLSLKEFFKPLKLKTYRQYLGMQMCTSMAMAVMSSFFFVFCDFYLRKYTYYAITSQTLGALDTASRFPIATISAVIMFLSQIIALPVNLMLIKRFGKRTTYIVGAIIWATFTLSLLLLPTESLAPTVTQTINNSGGINYHFTSVSGASDLVIMILAFCIGYGLGACVFVPHSSFGDVCNVGELCFGKRTEGSFSGLTNFLNTVAQALGLALPPIALGLCKYTPTQYVTLAEYNSYLTNDLLAVEKLGMALDNFRVIISGGNVQLSPLIQQHSAQVALLLTIVIIPLIIIIFGIIIASKFKLNREKQQKIVELLSNKDSPDYERQREEILKSL; encoded by the coding sequence ATGGGGCAATCTCAAACTGCAAAGGTATCTCTTGGTCAAAAACTTGCGTTTGCTTCCGCCGATATATTTGGCGGAGGAAGTTTCAACATAATAAATTTCTTATTTTTCCCCTTTCTTACCCTCGTAGTAGGCATCAACCCCTTATTTGTAAGCCCTATATTGTTTATTTCAAAATTTTGGGACGGGTTGATTGACCCCTTTATCGGCAAAATAACCGACGCAAGAAACTCAAATAGCAAATTTGGAAAAAGACGCTTCTTTATGCTAATATCCGCCCCTATAATGTTTGTAGCCTTTGTACTGCTCTTTTTCCCCTGGAATATGCTGTTTACAAGTCAACTGGTAAAAATTATATTTGTCATTGTTGTATATATGCTATACTCTACGGCTCAATCATTTATTCTTATACCATATTTTTCGCTTGGTAGCGAAATGACCGACGATTACAACCAACGCAACAAGGTAAATGCGGTTAGAATAGCCTTTTCTATACTTAGTTCGCTAATTTGCGTAGCCGTCCCTAGTATGATAGCTTCGCCTAGCAAGGCGGACAATGGTCTTGGCTATATCTATATGGCTATAATTTTTGGCGCAATCTTTGCCGTATCGGTAATTGTAACGGCTTTATTTGCCAAAGAACAAGTCCGCACTTTGCCCGTTAAACAAAAATTAAGCTTAAAAGAATTTTTTAAACCTCTAAAATTAAAGACTTACCGTCAATATTTGGGTATGCAAATGTGTACGAGTATGGCTATGGCGGTAATGAGTAGTTTCTTCTTTGTGTTTTGCGACTTCTATTTAAGAAAATATACTTATTATGCAATTACTTCGCAAACGCTTGGCGCATTAGATACGGCAAGTAGATTCCCTATCGCAACAATTTCGGCGGTTATAATGTTTCTATCGCAAATAATCGCTTTACCCGTTAACCTTATGTTAATTAAGAGATTTGGCAAGAGAACGACTTATATAGTTGGTGCGATTATTTGGGCGACCTTTACGTTGTCGCTACTATTACTGCCTACTGAAAGTCTTGCCCCTACGGTTACGCAAACAATAAACAATAGCGGTGGCATTAATTACCACTTTACCAGCGTGTCGGGCGCAAGCGACTTAGTCATTATGATACTTGCATTTTGCATTGGTTATGGGCTGGGCGCTTGCGTATTTGTGCCTCATTCTTCTTTCGGCGACGTGTGCAACGTAGGCGAATTATGTTTTGGTAAGCGCACCGAGGGGAGTTTCTCGGGGCTTACAAACTTTCTCAATACCGTTGCGCAGGCGCTTGGGCTAGCTCTACCGCCTATTGCGCTTGGACTATGTAAATATACGCCGACGCAATACGTAACGCTTGCAGAGTACAATAGCTACCTTACAAACGACCTTCTTGCGGTAGAAAAACTAGGTATGGCGCTTGACAATTTCCGTGTGATAATTTCTGGCGGAAACGTACAGCTTAGCCCCTTGATTCAACAACATTCGGCGCAAGTTGCTCTACTACTTACCATTGTAATAATTCCGCTAATTATAATTATCTTTGGAATAATTATAGCTAGCAAATTTAAACTCAACCGAGAAAAACAACAAAAAATAGTAGAATTATTGTCAAATAAAGATAGCCCCGACTATGAACGACAAAGGGAAGAAATACTTAAATCATTATAA
- a CDS encoding MFS transporter, whose protein sequence is MSEAVLEQDLGEIEVTRRKTFNRNKWLFSIGGIGRDMAYTLIASFLLAYIQFGIPLTLAQFTTISLAIGVGGRVWDAINDPMMGAIIEGTHMKWGKFKPWILIGAVSCGLVIILMFNVQSLTGWSFVAFMIFAYLLWESTFTMNDIGYWAMLPSLSSVNKERNNVTTLTVLFAGLGAIIAQGLIPTLATGNVLKAYGVLSIVVAVAFIGFQIMTAFGVKEQPRPEGLKQEKVSLKKMWQVIKKNDQILWMTLSMLFYNIGSALLVALALNLLYLEVGYAGANYFIIVAVYGVTSVVINIIYPLLANRIGRKKIQFLSIMVAIIGYIAIGCMGWGGSFNIIALGAICVLISAGQSLFYMSSIINMTNCVEYNDYISGERNEAVVSTLRPFMAKFASALQFGITTLALIISGIFILSQSISMVETQKNMFGKMDLINQTKYIEITQDYLDDLKALEEGSTEYNNMVITINERILADKLMSTTQLDANYINVVGDAIIIRHTYNVKGEELKGDNNLVALGRLKDLTDEQLEERPTGDNYFVYELSVGDYMKDNVLIMEGTADIHFKDKGSLTTRIVLRLFVSIVPVLFLLIAWIIQSKKFIIDEPYYDKMLVEINRRQAELTSSEQEVANQEVVEEQPNPKE, encoded by the coding sequence ATGAGCGAAGCAGTACTAGAACAAGACTTAGGCGAAATTGAAGTCACTCGTCGAAAAACCTTTAACCGAAACAAATGGTTGTTTTCAATCGGTGGTATCGGCAGAGATATGGCCTATACTTTAATTGCGAGCTTTTTGCTTGCATACATACAGTTTGGTATTCCTTTAACGCTTGCGCAATTTACCACAATTAGCCTTGCAATAGGCGTTGGCGGTAGAGTTTGGGACGCAATCAACGACCCGATGATGGGCGCAATTATCGAAGGCACGCACATGAAATGGGGTAAGTTTAAGCCTTGGATATTAATCGGCGCAGTATCTTGCGGTTTAGTTATTATTTTAATGTTTAACGTTCAATCGCTTACCGGGTGGAGTTTTGTAGCCTTTATGATATTTGCGTATTTATTGTGGGAGTCTACTTTTACAATGAACGACATAGGCTACTGGGCAATGCTACCTAGCTTATCTAGCGTCAACAAGGAACGTAACAACGTAACTACTCTTACCGTACTTTTTGCAGGTTTGGGCGCAATCATAGCGCAAGGGCTTATACCTACGCTTGCAACCGGCAACGTACTTAAAGCTTACGGCGTATTGTCGATAGTAGTCGCCGTCGCCTTTATAGGTTTTCAAATTATGACGGCGTTTGGCGTAAAAGAACAACCTCGTCCCGAGGGGCTTAAACAAGAAAAAGTTTCTCTCAAAAAGATGTGGCAAGTTATCAAGAAGAACGACCAAATTCTTTGGATGACGCTGTCAATGTTGTTCTACAACATCGGTTCGGCTCTACTTGTAGCGCTTGCGCTCAACCTTCTTTATTTAGAGGTTGGTTACGCAGGTGCAAACTATTTTATAATAGTAGCAGTTTATGGCGTAACAAGCGTAGTAATCAACATTATCTATCCTTTGCTCGCTAACCGAATAGGCAGAAAGAAGATACAATTTTTAAGTATAATGGTAGCCATAATCGGTTATATCGCAATAGGTTGTATGGGCTGGGGCGGTTCGTTTAACATAATTGCGTTAGGCGCAATTTGCGTGTTAATTTCAGCCGGTCAATCGTTATTTTACATGTCAAGCATAATTAATATGACTAACTGCGTAGAGTATAACGACTACATTTCGGGCGAACGCAACGAAGCCGTAGTGTCGACTTTGCGTCCATTTATGGCTAAATTTGCAAGCGCTTTACAATTTGGTATTACCACGCTTGCCTTAATTATTAGCGGTATATTTATTCTTTCTCAATCAATCTCAATGGTTGAAACGCAGAAGAATATGTTTGGCAAGATGGACTTAATTAATCAAACCAAATATATTGAGATTACGCAAGATTATCTCGACGACTTGAAAGCTCTCGAAGAAGGTTCAACCGAATATAATAATATGGTTATTACCATAAACGAGAGAATTCTTGCCGACAAACTTATGAGCACGACTCAACTTGACGCTAACTATATCAATGTCGTAGGCGACGCAATTATAATTAGACATACTTATAATGTAAAGGGCGAGGAGCTTAAAGGCGACAACAATTTAGTAGCGTTAGGCAGGCTTAAAGATTTAACCGACGAACAGCTCGAAGAACGCCCAACAGGCGACAATTATTTTGTCTACGAACTTAGCGTTGGCGATTATATGAAGGACAATGTGTTAATAATGGAAGGCACAGCCGACATTCACTTTAAAGACAAGGGCAGTTTGACTACACGAATAGTTTTGCGTTTGTTTGTAAGCATAGTTCCCGTACTTTTCTTACTTATAGCTTGGATAATACAGAGCAAGAAATTTATAATCGACGAACCTTATTATGACAAGATGTTAGTTGAAATTAATAGAAGACAAGCAGAACTTACTTCAAGCGAACAAGAAGTCGCAAACCAAGAAGTAGTAGAAGAACAACCTAATCCTAAGGAATAA
- a CDS encoding undecaprenyl-diphosphate phosphatase, translating to MNIWESVFLGALQGLTEFLPISSSGHLILAGQLFNIPNDLFFNVFLHVGTLLSVVIILRKKIFLLFTKAYRKVFLMLVLATIPTVAIALLVKIFVPEEILDSLLPIGFALTIFVLLANHFFSKGDLPLESRFLPPIITGVVQGIAVLPGLSRSGSTIATLSLFGVNRVQAVDFSFLMSIPIICGSALVEGYEAIKTPVDVSWYCVVIGIVVAFLVGCLSIRVVSKLASTKKLVYFAIYLVLPLITSLILL from the coding sequence ATGAATATTTGGGAGAGCGTATTTTTAGGCGCTTTACAAGGGTTAACCGAATTTTTGCCAATTTCTTCTAGCGGACATTTAATACTTGCCGGACAATTATTTAATATTCCAAATGATTTATTTTTTAACGTTTTTTTGCACGTGGGGACTTTGCTTTCGGTAGTTATTATTTTACGCAAGAAGATTTTTTTATTGTTTACTAAGGCGTATAGAAAGGTCTTTCTTATGTTGGTTTTAGCCACTATTCCTACTGTTGCCATAGCTTTGCTTGTAAAGATATTCGTACCCGAAGAAATTTTAGACTCTCTACTGCCGATAGGCTTTGCGCTTACCATATTTGTTTTGCTGGCAAACCACTTTTTTTCTAAGGGCGATTTACCGTTAGAGAGTAGATTTTTGCCTCCAATTATTACCGGCGTTGTGCAGGGAATAGCCGTTTTGCCCGGTCTATCTCGTAGCGGTAGCACCATAGCCACGCTTTCGTTGTTTGGGGTAAATAGGGTTCAAGCCGTAGATTTTAGTTTTTTAATGTCTATTCCAATTATTTGCGGTTCTGCGCTTGTCGAAGGGTACGAAGCTATTAAGACTCCGGTTGACGTCAGTTGGTATTGCGTTGTAATCGGTATTGTAGTCGCTTTTCTTGTAGGTTGCCTGTCTATAAGGGTAGTAAGTAAGCTTGCTTCTACTAAGAAACTTGTATATTTTGCAATTTATTTAGTTCTACCGCTTATTACAAGTTTAATATTGCTGTAA
- the ychF gene encoding redox-regulated ATPase YchF, with product MKLGVVGLPNVGKSTLFNAITKAGAECANYPFCTIEANVGVVAVPDERLDKLANLYASKKITPATVKFVDIAGLVKGASKGEGLGNKFLSHIREVDAIVHVVRCFNDPNVVHVDAVVNPSSDVETINLELIFADIDTLNSRLDKAKVMAKSGEKKYQQMIETYQKLLDHLTQGKLARTLDLDEQEKEISQDLLLLTAKPVIYVANIGEDDLGQDCPLVDQLKASVDGEEVITLCAKVEEELQHLSKEEREMFLESYGITKGGLERLIEKSYKLLGLISYLTAGEKETRAWTIEEGTKAPQAAGKIHTDFEKGFIRAEIVPYQTLLDCGNYNNAREQGKVRSEGKDYVIKDGDVVLFRFNV from the coding sequence ATGAAATTAGGGGTTGTTGGGCTACCTAACGTAGGTAAAAGCACACTATTTAACGCCATAACTAAGGCGGGGGCAGAATGCGCAAACTATCCATTCTGCACAATCGAGGCAAACGTAGGCGTAGTCGCCGTCCCCGACGAAAGACTAGATAAATTAGCAAACCTTTACGCAAGTAAAAAAATTACGCCCGCTACGGTTAAATTTGTAGATATAGCCGGGCTAGTCAAGGGCGCAAGCAAGGGCGAAGGGCTAGGCAACAAATTCTTGTCCCATATTAGAGAAGTCGACGCTATCGTTCACGTAGTAAGATGTTTTAACGACCCTAACGTAGTTCACGTTGACGCCGTCGTCAACCCTAGTAGCGATGTAGAAACAATCAACCTCGAACTAATATTTGCCGACATCGACACGCTAAATTCTAGGTTAGACAAAGCCAAAGTAATGGCAAAGTCGGGCGAAAAGAAATATCAACAAATGATAGAAACCTACCAGAAGTTGCTCGACCACTTAACGCAAGGCAAACTTGCTCGTACTCTTGACCTTGACGAACAAGAAAAAGAAATATCGCAAGATTTGTTACTTCTTACTGCAAAGCCGGTAATATATGTCGCAAATATAGGCGAAGACGACTTAGGACAAGATTGTCCGCTAGTAGACCAACTTAAAGCAAGCGTAGACGGCGAAGAAGTTATAACGCTATGCGCAAAAGTTGAAGAAGAATTGCAACACCTTAGCAAGGAAGAACGAGAAATGTTTCTTGAAAGTTATGGCATAACTAAGGGGGGTCTTGAAAGGCTAATCGAAAAGTCATATAAATTGCTTGGGCTAATATCTTACCTTACGGCAGGCGAAAAAGAAACAAGAGCGTGGACTATCGAAGAAGGTACGAAAGCTCCGCAAGCCGCAGGCAAAATTCACACCGACTTTGAAAAAGGCTTTATTCGAGCTGAAATTGTCCCGTATCAAACCTTGCTAGATTGTGGCAATTACAATAACGCAAGGGAGCAAGGCAAAGTTCGTAGCGAGGGCAAGGACTACGTGATAAAAGATGGCGACGTCGTCTTATTTAGGTTTAACGTATAA